The Asterias rubens chromosome 16, eAstRub1.3, whole genome shotgun sequence region tattattttatatcgaatgaaaaagtggtggcgccatacggaaacttttccttacgTACATACTCCGCGCCTTTGGAACTGTCTCCCTCAACAAATTCGTTCCGCGGAGTCACTTGCAGTTTTCATAAAAACATCTCAAAATTTTCCTGTTCAATGACTGATTGCTTTGACTGTTTTCCCATtatcagtgccattatttatttgcttattgtacagtttcttgtaaagcgctgtggtacctCGTGTAAGAGCGCTATAATCGtctctcattattttctccagaagacgatcagatcaTACTGATCAAAAACGTTGAGGtttaaaccaacagttcttttcagaaccaccccaactcataagagatagtcattacatggtattaccgcaaacctttctatatcttattattgttattgttattattattattaaatcaaaGCTCCCTCCCAAAGACCACCACCAGGATGACCACCCATCACACTGTGGGGGTTCAGCCCCAGCAGCAGCAGGTCATCTCTCATCCACAGCAGGGACAGCAACAAATTCAAGGCCAGCAGCAGCAGACCGTCACCTACCAAACAGTCCAGGCCCAGCCCCACGCCAGCGGTGCTGTTATCAGTAGCTACAGTGTCTCTGGTGCCCGTCAGACAGGTTACATCCAGGTGGTGTGTGGAGTGGTCTCAGTCGCCATCGGCATTGCCGCTATCGTCTTGGGTTGTTCCATTGCGGCAGTGGGGAGCCCTATTTGGAGTGGGATCTGTGTATGTCGCCTTTACATTCTTTCctcgggggagggggggggggtattttgtCACCATCCAAAACATCTGATGGTATCGTTAGATAAATttgtctgtacatttttgtacaagatgtttttggggttttagagatggaaatttgcatcaataaggaatttttattttgggtgCGTTGGATTAGcctccctgggttgaccccttCTGCCCCGGTACGGTCAagtagctttgacgtcattccattgGCTCACCAGGGTcagccctgcttgtggagtgggtcactttggggctggctccaggtgcatgacgtcccatacgagagggtgagtgatcgttcagTTACTCTAGTCAGGGGCTCACCAGAGTAAGCATCGCGGGGTCAATGCGGGGaatctaatcgaacgcacccattggttttacccattgtaagcactgtatactcaatacttttcTGAGTTCTGCTAGAACCATAGAACTCGAACTGCCTCTAACTACCGGGCATTCTCGGtgatctagttggtaagacactgctctaaaattgcaaaggtcgggggtttgaatcccactcgagtaatatgcctgtgtttttttttcacagaatgcGAGAAAAGTTCTTAATctataaagtgctaacacaccagtggggtaaaaccaaaatgcatattgttgtTAGAGAAACAATTCAGGGTTACATcatgcaaattatttattatgtttgtttttattttcctgCAGTTTTTTATTGTGGCTGGTATTCTGGGTATTGCATCTGCTGGAAATCAGAACAGCTGTGCGGTAAGTACCAGTAATGGTATTGTTTACGCTAGGTAAAAAAGGttgtagcatttttgagatattgccggaAATTAGGAGCAGATACATtgtatgtccatgcaggaagaatttATAATCACAGTTGGAAAAATAGTACTGTTAACAATgattctcagattcaactttTTGGGGAGTTTACCTCCTCAATTTGCAActaggttttgtttttgatatatacttttatttatttacttgtaaTCAATACAAAGTGTACGattttggtgtgatccctgccTACATGGCAGTTAATAGTTGATGGCTACTGACTGGCACCCCCTGAAAAAGGATATTGACAGGGGAGTTCACCAAGAAAGGGTTAGATACATTGTAGCTCacttggtagagcaccggcaagTTGAGGTCGTTGGTGGTTAGAGTCCCACTCTGTCATTTTTTCGCTGTTCCACCGAAATGTTAGAATatcaaaataaaccacaagggaaactgactggggaaatttttaaattaatttttaggcttgaacaaagaattgacaagagtgggatttgaaccaacgacatccggattaacgtgccggcgctctaccaactgagctatctagccctatgttggggGCATCCCTATGTTGGGGGTGTCCCTATAAGGCTAACTaggtcagttggtagagcgccagcacgttaatccttaggttgtgggttcgaatcccactctagtcaatagAATGATCCATTAAGCTTCGCCCCAtagcgtattgaccaatcacaacgcaacgaacgTCCGACAAAtgaggtccgacatgcgtgcgtgtatgcttggcgcgcggcagagttgtgcagaaaggcattggagaggctcatggGTTCTTGCGCAcatgtgcgtcgtgggcggGGCCCAAGGGATCGGTCTATTCTCCCCAAAAAAGAAATTTTACAATGTTTCAACttgttgttgatcctagatcgTGGCTCATCTGGTGATGTCTATACTGGCCTCCCTGGCAGCTTTTCAGTTGATGATCATCTTAATTATTGCTGCTCTCACCGAGACCTTCTATTGCGGCAGCTATTTCTACTATAATGATTGTAGCAGCAGGGTAAATAATGTttaattgcccccccccccccttcaaccaATGTtattctccttggtaaagggcaccctatgtaaaaactgtaaattTATACTGAGCATTTTAGGGGTACAGAGCGACAAAGGcgcttggtgccccttaaaattCTCCGGTATAAATGTGCagtttcctcaaagggtgccctataatcttgttttattttttttccttagAAAACTTGTCCATCTGTTTTGTGGCAAAAGGTTCTACTCCATTGAGAATTATGACATGGTTGTTTACTGTTGTTGTTTACTGTTGTTTACTGTTGGTGTTTACTGTTGGTGTTACCTATAGTTAATTCTTACACTTGTT contains the following coding sequences:
- the LOC117300600 gene encoding uncharacterized protein LOC117300600, which codes for MTTHHTVGVQPQQQQVISHPQQGQQQIQGQQQQTVTYQTVQAQPHASGAVISSYSVSGARQTGYIQVVCGVVSVAIGIAAIVLGCSIAAVGSPIWSGICFFIVAGILGIASAGNQNSCAIVAHLVMSILASLAAFQLMIILIIAALTETFYCGSYFYYNDCSSRYGRIIVDSIGCIVALIEFVVAIVAAAICCRGSCGYGTVATQQTVVHHYVPNQGNVTTIMTSPQPYGQQVYMQQPGQPQQVQGYAISPPQPYHMPPPNMAPQQVSSVNQLPAVPPPYQEKPGTTLPEPQA